One window from the genome of Buchnera aphidicola (Macrosiphoniella sanborni) encodes:
- a CDS encoding YbaB/EbfC family nucleoid-associated protein — MFTKGGLGNLMKQAQQMQEKMAKIQEEIAQMEVTGEAGAGLVKVTINGAHNCRRVEVDPSLLQDDKDMLEDLAAAAFNDATRRISEVQKKKMSAISTGMQLPNGFNIPV; from the coding sequence ATGTTTACTAAAGGTGGTTTAGGTAATTTAATGAAACAAGCACAACAAATGCAAGAAAAAATGGCAAAAATACAAGAAGAAATAGCTCAAATGGAAGTCACTGGTGAAGCAGGTGCTGGATTAGTTAAAGTAACTATAAATGGAGCACATAATTGTAGACGCGTAGAAGTAGATCCTAGTCTACTACAAGACGATAAAGATATGTTAGAAGATTTAGCAGCTGCGGCTTTTAATGACGCAACAAGAAGAATATCAGAAGTACAAAAAAAGAAAATGTCAGCAATATCTACAGGAATGCAATTACCAAATGGATTTAATATTCCTGTTTAA